The window GGCTCGGGAACGGGAGGATCCTGGACCGTCACACAGCCGGAGAGGGCCGAGACCGCCACGGTCACCAGGAGCGTCGCTGTGGTCGTCGTTCGATGCACCCGCGCAACTCTGGTGCGTCCGGCCCCGGGTGGGACAGCGGACGGGCGGAGGATGCCCCGCACGGGTGATGTCCCGCCCCGTACGGAGGTCGCCGGTGGGCCGTGGGTGACGTCAGTCGCCGGTCGAGCCGTCGAGGCGCTCGCGGATCAGATCGGCGTGGCCGTTGTGCCGGGCGTATTCCTCGATCATGTGGGTGTAGATCCAGCGCAGGTTGAACTGCTCGCCGGTGCGGCGGTGCTTGCCCTCGGAGAGATCGTCCAGGGCGAAGCGGGCGGCGTTGCGCCGGGCGGTCTCGATCTCCGCCTGCCAGGTGGCGAACGCCTCCTGGTAGGTGTCCGACTCGGTCAGATGGAACTCGCCGTCCTGGTCCTCGTCGCTGTAGTAGATCGGCGGCGCGTCCTCGTTCGTCAGCACCTTGCGGAACCAGCCCCGCTCCACCTCCGCCATGTGCCGCACCAGCCCCATCAGGGACAGTTCGGAGGGCTCCACGGAGGCTGTCCTGAGCTGCTCGTCGCTCAGGCCCTCGCATTTCCAGGCGAGAGTATTGCGGTGATAGTCGAGCCAGCCTTCCAGCATGGTGCGTTCGGCGGCGTCGGTGGCGGGTTCGGTGCGCTCGATGGTCATGTCCGCATCCTTTCCCAACTCGCCCGCACCGCCCAGGGGTTTTCAGCCCCCGAGCATCCCCGCGAGCAGCTCCCGCAGCCCGGCCCGTACCTCCTCCAGGCTCGGCGTATCGGAACCGAACGACCCCGCGACGCAGCTGAACATCAGCCCGTCCGCCCAGGCGATCAGCGACAGTGTGTGCCGGGCCGGGTCCGTCGAGCCCATTCCCGTGACCAGGGCGGTGAGCTGGTCCCTGAAGCGGGCGCCCGTCGCGTCGAAGTAGGCCCGCAGTTCGGGGCGGCGGGTCGCCTCCAGGGCCAGTTCGTAGCGGGCGAGCGTGAGGGCGCGGTTGCTCGTCAGGGCGCGGTGGGTCGCCAGGGCCAGGGCGTCCGTGAGGGAGTCGGTCCCGGACCGCGGGTCCGGCATCTCGTGCAGGGCCAGCACCCGGGCCTCGCGGTCGGCCAGGCGCCGCACGGCCAGTTCCAGCAGCGCTTGCCGGGTTCGCGCGAGGTTCGACGTGGAGCCCTGGGGGAGTCCGGCCGTCTCGTCGACCGCCCGGTGGGTGAGGCCCCGCATTCCGCGCTCGGCGAGCAGGGCGAGGGCGGTGTCGGCGACGAGGTCGGCGCGGGAGGGGCCGGTGGTGCGTACGGACATGGGCTCACGCTACCCGTCTCACTACGGCTGTAGTAAAGTCGAGAGGGAACTACAGATGTAGTCGACGCGGGTTCGAGGAGGAGCCATGGCACAGCCGAGGCGGGCCGTCGTGATCGGCGGCGGTATCGGAGGCCTGACCGCGGCGGCGGCTCTGCACCGGCGCGGCTGGCAGGTCACCGTGCTGGAGCGCGCCCGCTCGCTGGAGCCGGTCGGCGCCGCCATCTCCCTGGCCCCCAACTCCCTGCGCGCACTGGACGTCATCGGCCTCGGCGAGGAGATCCGCGCCCTCGCCGCCTGGGCGGGGGACGGCGGGCTGCGCACCCCGTCCGGCCGGTGGCTCTCGCGCTCCTCGGCCGACGCCGCCGCCGAGCGCTTCGGCGGCCCTCTCGTGCTGCTGCCTCGCGCCACCCTCGTCGAGCGCCTGGCCGCACAGCTCCCGCCGGACGCCGTCCGCACGGACGCCGCCGCGACCCTGGCCGACAGCGGCGACCCTGGCCGACCCGCCATGGTCAGGACCGCGGACGGCGAGTTGGAGGCCGACCTGGTGGTGGGCGCAGACGGAGTCCGGTCCGCCGTACGCCGGGCGCTCTTCCCCGGCCACCCGGGGACGGTGTACTCGGGGTTCACCACCTGGCGGGTCGTGATCCCCGTCCCCGGTGCCGAGTTCGCCTCGCACGAGACGTGGGGGAGGGGCTGCATCTGGGGCACGCACCCACTCAAGGACGGCCGCGTCTACGCCTACGCCGCCGCCATGACACCCGCCGACGGACACGCGCCCGACGACGAGAGGGCCGAGCTGCTGCGCCTCTTCGGCGACTGGCACGACCCCATCGCCGCCGTGCTCGCCGCCGCCCGCCCCGACGACGTCCTGCGCCACGACGTCCACCACATCGCCGAGCCCTTGCCCGCCTACCACCACGGCCGCGTCGCCCTCGTCGGCGACGCCGCGCACGCCATGCCCCCGACCCTCGGCCAGGGCGGCAATCAGGCCATCGAGGACGCGATCGTCCTCGCCCACCACTGCGACGACCTCCCCGCCTACACCGCGGCCCGGCTTCCCCGTACGACCGCCGTCGCACGGAAGGCCGTGAACGTCGCCCGCCTCAACCTCATGACCAGTCGCGCCGGGATCGCCGTACGCGACACGGCCGTGGCCGCGCTGTCGAAGGCCGGGCCTGCCCTGTTCCTGCGCGGCTTCGACGGCATCGCCGACTGGCGGCCCCCGCAGCCGCCGTATGCTTCCGGGCAGACACCGGCAGGCAACCGTTAGAGGAGAACACCCCGTGAAGGTCGGCTGCATCGGACTCGGCGACATCGCGCAGAAGGCCTACCTCCCGGTCCTCGCCTTCCAGCCCGGGGTCGAACTGCACCTGCAGACCCGCACGCCCGCCACCCTCGACCGGGTCGCCGACGGCCTCCACATCCCGCGGGAGCGGCGCCACACCACCCTCGACTCCCTGCTCGGCCAAGGACTGGACGCCGCCTTCGTGCACGCCCCGACGCTCGTGCACCCGGAGATCGTGACGCGGCTGCTGGAAGCGGGCGTACCGACGTACGTCGACAAGCCGCTCGCCTACGAACTCGACGACTCCGCACGGCTGGTGGCGCTCGCCGAGGAGCGGGACGTGAGCCTCGCCGTCGGGTTCAACCGGCGCTACGCCCCCGGCTACGCGCAGTGCGCCGACCATCCGCGCGAGCTGATCCTGATGCAGAAGAACCGCATCGGGCTGCCGGAGGAGCCGCGCACGATGATCCTCGACGACTTCATCCATGTCGTCGACACCCTGCGATTCCTGGCGCCCGGCGAGGTCGACGACGTGACCGTGCGCGCCCGCGTCCGGGACGGCCTGCTGCACCATCTGGTGCTCCAGCTCGCCGGGGACGGTTTCACGGCGCTGGGGGTGATGAACCGGCTCAGCGGTTCGGCCGAGGAGATCCTCGAGGTGTCCGGGCAGGACACCAAGCGGCAGGTGGTCAACCTCGCCGAGGTCGTCGACCACAAGGGGCAGCCGACCGTCCGGCGGCGCGGCGACTGGGTGCCGGTGGCGCGGCAGCGCGGGATCGAGCAGGCGGTGCTTGCGTTCCTGGACGCGGTCCGCGCGGGGAAGGTGCTCAGCGCCCGGGACGCGCTGGAGACCCATGAGCTGTGCGAGCGGGTCGTACGCGCGGTTCAGGAGCGGACCGCCTGAGCCGCAGGGACCGTACGCCCTCGCCGGCGACCCAGGCGGCGAGGATCAGCAGGGCCGCGTACACCGTCCAGTCGCCGAGGCGGACATAGGGCGTCGTGCCGTGCGCGAGCGGCACCTCGTAGACGTGCGCGGCGGACGCGTCCGTCCCGAGCCACGGCCCGATCCGCTGTCCGCTCGGGCCGTAGACGGCCGAGACACCCGTCAGCGTCGCGTGGACCATCGGACGGCCGGTCTCGGCGGCCCGCAGCGCGGCCAGTGAGGCATGCTGCTCGGGCGCCCAGCTCTGCTGGAACGTGGACGTCGACGACTGGCCGATCAGCACGTCGGCGCCTTCCCGGGCGAGGTGGCGGGTCATGTCCGGGAAGGCGGTCTCGAAGCACACCATCGGCCCGACGCGCAGCCCGTTCCCCACGTTCATCACGACCGGCTGGGTGCCGCGCCTGCGGTCCTCGCCAGCCGCCTTGCCGACGGAGGTGGCCCAGCCGAGCAGGGAGCGGGCCGGGACGTACTCGCCGAACGGCACGAGCCGCATCTTGTCGTAGCGCTCGCCGGTCAGGCCGTCCGGGCCGGCCAGGATCGAACTCTTGTAGATGCCGGGCTTGTCGGAGCGCCGGGCGTCCACGTTGACCAGGATGCCGGCGTCCGTCGCGCGGGACAGCGCCGCGAGCCGCCGGGCGAGGTCGGGCCGGTCCCCGAGGTCGAAGCCGACGCTGCTCTCGCCCCAGACGATCAGGTCGACGTCCTGCCCGGCGAGCCGGCGGGTGAGCTGTTCCTCCCGGTCGAAGCGGCGGTCCGCGCTCTTGCCGCCGTCGACGACGCCCGGCTGGACCACGGCGATCCTGACCTCGCCGTCGATGTCCGGGCGGGGCGAGAAGGCCCAGGCCGCCGAGGTGGCGGCGGCCGTGGCGACGAGACCGGCCACGGCGGGCACCCGGGCCCGGCGGACCGCCACCAGGACGGCCACGGCGACGTTGACGGCGACGACCAGGAAGCTCAGCAGCCACACCCCGCCGACCGAGGCGAGCCGCAGTGCCGGTTCCACCTCCCACTGGCTGGAGCCGAGCATCCCCCAGGGGCCGCCGAGGCCCTGCCAGGAGCGGACCAGCTCGATGGCCAGCCAGCCGGAGGGCAGGACGAGGAGTGCGGCCGCGATCCGCCGCCGCGAGGGCTCGCCCGCCAGCAGCCGGTGGGCGAGCCGGCCCCACAGGGCCCACAGGGCGCCGAGCAGCGCGGCGATGACGAAGGTGAAGACGTGCAGGAAGGGCAGCAGCCAGTGGTGCATCGCCAGCATGAGGCCGAAGCCGCCGCACCAGCCGTCGTACGCCGCCCTCTTGCCGGTGGGCGCGGTGCGCAGCAGCAGGAGCCAGGGGACCAGGGCGACGTAGGCCCACCACCACAGGGACGGGGCGGGATAGGCGAGTACGGGAAGGGCGCCCGCGAGCACGGCGGCGGCCGAGCGCCGCCAGGGGGAGGCGAGCCAGTGGCCGAGCGTCTTCATAGGCGCCTCCTACCCCGCTGGTGCCTCCAGTGTGCGCCCTGCGGACGATCTAGGACAGCGGACGCCGGGTCAGTTGACCACAGGTGTCTTCTGCCGCTCGGGAAGGCGCCGCCACTTCTCCTGGACGACCACCGCGCCCAGTCGCCAGCCGTCGCCCGTGCGCAGCAGGGCGAAGGAGTACCGGCCGCCGCACACGAAGTCCGGTGCGGGGCCCGCGGTGGCCATGGGGTTGACGTAGTCGGCCCGGACCTGGGCCGTGTCGCCGGTGTCCTGTTCCCAGATCCCGAAGCGGACCCGCCGGTTGACGATCAGGTGCTGGCGCATGGTGAACAGCCGCATGCTCTCGGCGAGCCAGGCGGCGACCGCCGTGGCCTCTCCCTCGATGCCGCCGGCCGAGCGGTAGTCCGCCCGCCCGTCGGGCACGAACAGGCCTCGGTATGCCTCCCAGTCGCCGTCGTCGACCGCCACCGCGTAGTCGGTGATCAGTTCGTCGACGGCCAGCCGGTCTCTCACGGTAGCGAGCTCCACGCGCTGCGTCATCGGCTCAGTGTTGGGCATGGAGGGGGTGGAGCCAAGGGGTGTGACGAAACGGGCTGCTGAGTGGGAGTGGCGAGGGCGGGGAGCCGGGGCGATCAGGCCGCTTCGACGACCTCGCCGCGGATCGCGGCCGCCCACTCGACGACCAGGAATTCGTACTCCGCGCGCTCCTCGGCGGACAGCTTGCCGCCCGTGCGCAGCCACAGCGCACGGATCTCCTCGTTGACCTCGGCAGCGGACCGCACGGAACCAGGGATCGAGAAATCGGGGGACATGCGGACAGCCTAGGGGCACCCACTGACAGACCGCTACCGGACGGCTACGGGAACGCTATGCGGTTGGTCACGAGACGCGGCTCACAGGCCGCGGGGTCAGCCCGCCGACTCGGCCGCGTGCGGGCTCAGCTCACCCATCGACACGAGGACGATGATGAGGATGCCGAGGGCGATGCGGTAGTAGACGAACGGCATGAAGCTCTTGGTCGTAATGAACTTCATGAACCACGCGATCACCGCGTATCCGACCGCGAAGGCGATGACCGTCGCGAAGACCGTCGGACCCCACGAGACATGGCCGCCCTCCGTCGCGTCCTTGAGCTCGAACAGGCCGGAGGCGAGCACCGCGGGGATGGCGAGCAGGAAGGAGTAACGGGCCGCGGCCTCACGCGTGTAGCCCATGAACAGGCCGCCGCTGATGGTGGCGCCGGAGCGGGAGACGCCCGGGATCAGGGCCATGGCCTGGCAGGCGCCGTAGATCAGTCCGTCCCGGACGCCGAGGTCCTCCAGGGCCTTGCGCTGCTTGGGCGCGCGGTGGCGGCCGCTCTTCTCGTCCCGGGCGGCGAGCCGGTCGGCGATGCCCAGGACGATGCCCATGCCGATCAGCATCGTCGCCGTGAGCCGCAGATCGCGGAACGGTCCTTCGATCTGGTCCTTCAGCGTCACGCCGAGCACGCCGATCGGGATCGAGCCGACGATGACGAGCCAGCCCATCCGCGCGTCGGGGTCGCCGCGCAGCTCCTTGTTGGTGAGCGAGCGCGTCCACGCGGACAGGATCCGCCCGATGTCCTTGCGGAAGTAGATCAGCACGGCGGCCTCGGTGCCGATCTGGGTGATCGCCGTGAAGGCCGCGCCCGGGTCCTTCCAGTCCAGGAAGGCCGCCGTCAGCCGCAGATGCGCGCTGGAGGAGACGGGGAGGAACTCGGTCAGCCCCTGGACGAGTCCGAGGATGAGTGATTCGAACCAAGACATGAGGTAACGGAGTCCAAGTGCCGATGCGGGACGGACGACGGGCACACCCGTCCGACGTATGAGATGACCGTGGGATCAGGTGCGCCGAGGGGGAAGCGTAGCGTCCCCGGATGAACCCCTGGGACGCAGGGGTTCGGCAGGCGCTCCGCGGGGGCCGGATCAGGCCGCCGTCGGGCCGGTCACCGTCCAGCCGGGCGCCTGGGGGCGGGCCGTGAGGTCCTCGTGGCGCACCTCGTCCCCGCAGGCCCGGCAGGTGACGGCCGGGGCGAGCGCCCGGCCGCAGGAGTGCTCGAGGATCATCGGCCGGTCGCCGTCCGTCCGCAGATGGCGGTCGCCCCACGCCATCAGCGTCATCAGCACGGGCTCCAGCTCCAGTCCCGCCTGCGACGGCCGGTACTCGAAGCGCTGCGGGCGCTCGCTGTAGGGCTGCCTGGTCAGGATCCCGGCGTCGACGAGCCGGCGCAGCCGGGTGGCGAGGATGTCGCGCGGGGCGCCGATGTTGCGCACCAGCTGATCGAAACGGCCGTTGCCGAGGCACACCTCCCGCAGTACGAGCAGGGAGTACTTCTCGCCCACGAGCGCGAGGGTGTCGGCGATGGAGCAGGGGCGCGGGTCTTTGCTGGCGGCCATGGATCCCAGTCTAGGAGAGGGTTGGATTTTCCAACCCACCAGGTTACGGTGAGTTCGGATTTCCTACTCACTGGTAGCCCCGGTGGTCCGGGGCAGTCATGGAGGCCCGCACCATGCGTGACGCAGTCATCGTCGAAGCCGTACGCACCCCGATCGGCAAGGGCAAGGGCAAGGAGAACGGCGCCCTCGCGCACGTCCACCCCGTGGAACTGCTCGCCCACACCCTGCGCACCCTCGTCGAGCGCTCCGGCGTCGACCCGGCGCTGATCGACGACGTCATCGGCGGCACCGTCGACCAGGTCGGCGAGCAGGCCATGAACACCACCCGCTACGCCGTCCTCTCGGCGGGCTTCCCCGAGTCGGTGCCCGCGACCACCGTGGACCGCCAGTGCGGCTCCTCGCAGCAGGCCGTGCACTTCGCGGCGCAGGGCGTGCTCTCGGGCGCGTACGACCTCGTCGTGGCCTGCGGGGTCGAGTCGATGAGCCGGGTGCCGATGTGGTCGAACGTGCCCCCGGGCAAGGACCCCTTCGGCCCCGGTGTCGCCGAGCGGTACCCCGAGGGGCTCGTCCCGCAGGGCATCAGCGCCGAACTGATCGCCGCCCAGTGGTCGATCGGCCGCGAGCGGATGGACGCCTTCGCGGTCTCCTCCCACCAAAAGGCCGCCGCGGCCTGGGAGAACGGGCTCTTCGACGCGGAGGTCGCGCCGCTGGAGGGCGTCACACGCGACGAGTGCGTACGGCCCGGCAGCACCACCGAGATCCTCGCCGGGCTCAAGCCCGCCTACTAC of the Streptomyces koelreuteriae genome contains:
- a CDS encoding FAD-dependent oxidoreductase; protein product: MAQPRRAVVIGGGIGGLTAAAALHRRGWQVTVLERARSLEPVGAAISLAPNSLRALDVIGLGEEIRALAAWAGDGGLRTPSGRWLSRSSADAAAERFGGPLVLLPRATLVERLAAQLPPDAVRTDAAATLADSGDPGRPAMVRTADGELEADLVVGADGVRSAVRRALFPGHPGTVYSGFTTWRVVIPVPGAEFASHETWGRGCIWGTHPLKDGRVYAYAAAMTPADGHAPDDERAELLRLFGDWHDPIAAVLAAARPDDVLRHDVHHIAEPLPAYHHGRVALVGDAAHAMPPTLGQGGNQAIEDAIVLAHHCDDLPAYTAARLPRTTAVARKAVNVARLNLMTSRAGIAVRDTAVAALSKAGPALFLRGFDGIADWRPPQPPYASGQTPAGNR
- the lnt gene encoding apolipoprotein N-acyltransferase, whose protein sequence is MKTLGHWLASPWRRSAAAVLAGALPVLAYPAPSLWWWAYVALVPWLLLLRTAPTGKRAAYDGWCGGFGLMLAMHHWLLPFLHVFTFVIAALLGALWALWGRLAHRLLAGEPSRRRIAAALLVLPSGWLAIELVRSWQGLGGPWGMLGSSQWEVEPALRLASVGGVWLLSFLVVAVNVAVAVLVAVRRARVPAVAGLVATAAATSAAWAFSPRPDIDGEVRIAVVQPGVVDGGKSADRRFDREEQLTRRLAGQDVDLIVWGESSVGFDLGDRPDLARRLAALSRATDAGILVNVDARRSDKPGIYKSSILAGPDGLTGERYDKMRLVPFGEYVPARSLLGWATSVGKAAGEDRRRGTQPVVMNVGNGLRVGPMVCFETAFPDMTRHLAREGADVLIGQSSTSTFQQSWAPEQHASLAALRAAETGRPMVHATLTGVSAVYGPSGQRIGPWLGTDASAAHVYEVPLAHGTTPYVRLGDWTVYAALLILAAWVAGEGVRSLRLRRSAPEPRVRPARTAHGSPARPGR
- a CDS encoding DinB family protein — encoded protein: MTIERTEPATDAAERTMLEGWLDYHRNTLAWKCEGLSDEQLRTASVEPSELSLMGLVRHMAEVERGWFRKVLTNEDAPPIYYSDEDQDGEFHLTESDTYQEAFATWQAEIETARRNAARFALDDLSEGKHRRTGEQFNLRWIYTHMIEEYARHNGHADLIRERLDGSTGD
- a CDS encoding Gfo/Idh/MocA family protein translates to MKVGCIGLGDIAQKAYLPVLAFQPGVELHLQTRTPATLDRVADGLHIPRERRHTTLDSLLGQGLDAAFVHAPTLVHPEIVTRLLEAGVPTYVDKPLAYELDDSARLVALAEERDVSLAVGFNRRYAPGYAQCADHPRELILMQKNRIGLPEEPRTMILDDFIHVVDTLRFLAPGEVDDVTVRARVRDGLLHHLVLQLAGDGFTALGVMNRLSGSAEEILEVSGQDTKRQVVNLAEVVDHKGQPTVRRRGDWVPVARQRGIEQAVLAFLDAVRAGKVLSARDALETHELCERVVRAVQERTA
- a CDS encoding TetR/AcrR family transcriptional regulator translates to MSVRTTGPSRADLVADTALALLAERGMRGLTHRAVDETAGLPQGSTSNLARTRQALLELAVRRLADREARVLALHEMPDPRSGTDSLTDALALATHRALTSNRALTLARYELALEATRRPELRAYFDATGARFRDQLTALVTGMGSTDPARHTLSLIAWADGLMFSCVAGSFGSDTPSLEEVRAGLRELLAGMLGG
- a CDS encoding thiolase family protein codes for the protein MRDAVIVEAVRTPIGKGKGKENGALAHVHPVELLAHTLRTLVERSGVDPALIDDVIGGTVDQVGEQAMNTTRYAVLSAGFPESVPATTVDRQCGSSQQAVHFAAQGVLSGAYDLVVACGVESMSRVPMWSNVPPGKDPFGPGVAERYPEGLVPQGISAELIAAQWSIGRERMDAFAVSSHQKAAAAWENGLFDAEVAPLEGVTRDECVRPGSTTEILAGLKPAYYDPAFAERFPQIEWNVTAGNASPVNDGASAVLITSSEIAARLGLRPLARLHSFAVTGSDPLLMLTGVVPATEKVLRRASLALDDIDLFEVNEAFSSVVLAWQQETGADLARVNVHGGAIALGHPLGASGTRLTTTLVHAMRERGARYALQTMCEAGGLANAMVLERV
- a CDS encoding nuclear transport factor 2 family protein → MTQRVELATVRDRLAVDELITDYAVAVDDGDWEAYRGLFVPDGRADYRSAGGIEGEATAVAAWLAESMRLFTMRQHLIVNRRVRFGIWEQDTGDTAQVRADYVNPMATAGPAPDFVCGGRYSFALLRTGDGWRLGAVVVQEKWRRLPERQKTPVVN
- a CDS encoding winged helix-turn-helix transcriptional regulator translates to MAASKDPRPCSIADTLALVGEKYSLLVLREVCLGNGRFDQLVRNIGAPRDILATRLRRLVDAGILTRQPYSERPQRFEYRPSQAGLELEPVLMTLMAWGDRHLRTDGDRPMILEHSCGRALAPAVTCRACGDEVRHEDLTARPQAPGWTVTGPTAA
- a CDS encoding undecaprenyl-diphosphate phosphatase gives rise to the protein MSWFESLILGLVQGLTEFLPVSSSAHLRLTAAFLDWKDPGAAFTAITQIGTEAAVLIYFRKDIGRILSAWTRSLTNKELRGDPDARMGWLVIVGSIPIGVLGVTLKDQIEGPFRDLRLTATMLIGMGIVLGIADRLAARDEKSGRHRAPKQRKALEDLGVRDGLIYGACQAMALIPGVSRSGATISGGLFMGYTREAAARYSFLLAIPAVLASGLFELKDATEGGHVSWGPTVFATVIAFAVGYAVIAWFMKFITTKSFMPFVYYRIALGILIIVLVSMGELSPHAAESAG